A region from the Hippoglossus hippoglossus isolate fHipHip1 chromosome 16, fHipHip1.pri, whole genome shotgun sequence genome encodes:
- the kif13a gene encoding kinesin-like protein KIF13A isoform X2, with translation MSDTKVKVAVRVRPMNRREIELNTKCVVDMEDNQTVLHPPPSNAKGENSRKQSKVFAFDHCFWSIDESNVPKYAGQEVVFKCLGEGILENAFQGYNACIFAYGQTGSGKSFSMMGNGEQPGLIPRLCCSLFERVHREGNEAHSFKVEVSFMEIYNEKVRDLLDPKGNRQSLKVREHKVLGPYVDGLSQLAVTNFEDIEVLMSEGNKSRTVAATNMNEESSRSHAVFSIIVTQTLYDLKSGNSGEKVSKMSLVDLAGSERVSKTGAAGERLKEGSNINKSLTTLGCVISALADQSAGKGKAKFVPYRDSVLTWLLKDNLGGNSKTAMIATVSPSADNYEETLSTLRYADRAKRIVNHAVVNEDPNARIIRELREEVEKLKVQLSQAESMKAPELKEKLQESEKLILEMTVTWEEKLRKTEEIATERQKQLESMGISLETSGIKVGEDKCFLVNLNADPALNELLVYYLKEHTRVGADTSQDIQLFGIGIQPEHCTLEVCTDSDVTLMPIGNARTCVNGAMIDSLVHLWHGDRILWGNNHFFRINLPNRKRRDRLKDLERASPRESFIEADVETASEASSEQDYSYEFAQMEVIMKTLGNNDPMQNVVQVLEKQYLEEKRSALEEQRMMYERELESLRQQLSPEKAPQHHRSSSDRLAFPTHTPHSKLRLWTEERDELFRRSLSRLREQVMKANTLVREANFLAEEMNKLTDYQVTLQIPAANLSANRKQGVIVSEPAIQVRRKGKGTQVWTIEKLENKLVDMRDHYSDWREGTEELYYKANSKHCDPFYEAQENHNLIGVANIFLECLFHDVKLQYAVPIISQQGEVAGRLHIELMRVSGAVPERLCGGDDSSENSSESSCYEVMDTNGEIVHMAKRLTCRVRIREATGLPLNLSNFVFCQYTFWEHGEPTVAPPMVSPDRPSPRSPEAQFTVQFDQCKDYVVHVTDEFLEFISDGALAIEVWGHRCAGNGRSLWELDALEAQTQTLRDRWSEVSRRVELLTSIQELNEQGEYSSVELQSGKDGSTGGVFQLRQGHSRRLQVCVKPVQNSGTLPLLVEALLSISIGCVSARSTKLQRPLDSYQREAEEDMDSYQEEDLNCVRERWSEALIKRREYLDEQIKKIINKQEKSEEDIEREARLVEQWVGLTEERNAVLVPAPGSGIPGAPADWTPPAGMEAHIPVLFLDLNADNLTVNEQLTGPHAAGVNSILPKEHGSQFFYLPIIRHSDEELLAVCSWDSSIHDSVHLNRVTSPNERIYLIIKATVQLSHPASMELVLRKRIAVNIYNKQSFTQSLKRRMSLKNTLYSCGVIYEIVSNIPKASEEPEERETLALMAARGDCEETQDGETYIEKYTRGVLEVENILSLERLRQAVTVKEALAAKGRHLRRSISTPNVQHSSCSKTDLTGCEDEDCKDHCDHVDSSSCNPQDGSLCSTPIKNKENQGLVPESPIFFNSSPFKVLSPQPPKFLKSLLPVKEENKVKKALEARPLLGQESMRSCVDSPALLPPPCPWRRPRAGSEGHCKPSTSTSTPTTTPTSRQLSHTLPRTADSEDEETDLHVTLNLDQGPQDHGGFQPYIPEDFANFEIYNATLESQEGFLSSCSDLKGSRCGGGSSEREVSRSPTASSCTSGYFSHSASNATLSDMPFTASESSDQLSCTSRDQQDSLGCSAGRGCAQAKGVSAGTDTQQPPLSADTVQDLPAPPQGSALVCITNCTDKKQTFPLPHNCVLGTSQEFTDFKGADDSPAESDLARLTEGWQPEDVEQKKPDNVEPCDTSNQPPSGVASNPENAICKYPKSEDSVSVPVTCPNTTTVCTSVRAPVSVPDKVPAPSQTQIIPSASAPPPASPSPAASCAPVRRSGGEPPIQEPTQGDLPHGSPCPSPNPSSAEPSGDSSGDESTPVAQLPDWMAPGEQVWVGKRRGTVHYVGGVEFAKGIWIGVKLDMAVGKHNGTVQGRVYFRCPPGHGVFVKPSRLTRGPPSMDTEPQTVIR, from the exons GTCAAGAGGTGGTGTTCAAGTGCCTTGGAGAGGGAATACTCGAAAATGCATTCCAGGGATATAATGCCTGTATATTTGCCTATGGACAAACAG GTTCAGGCAAGTCCTTTTCCATGATGGGGAATGGGGAGCAGCCGGGTTTAATCCCTCgactctgctgctcactgttTGAGAGGGTCCACAGGGAGGGGAATGAGGCtcatagttttaaggtggaGGTTTCGTTCATGGAGATCTACAACGAGAAGGTCCGTGACCTGCTGGATCCCAAAGG GAACAGACAATCACTGAAAGTTCGAGAACACAAAGTCCTGGGTCCGTATGTGGACGGTCTGTCTCAGCTGGCTGTGACCAACTTCGAG GACATCGAGGTGTTGATGTCAGAGGGGAACAAGTCGCGCACAGTTGCAGCCACCAACATGAACGAGGAGAGCAGTCGTTCACATGCTGTCTTCAGCATCATcgtcacacaaacactttatgATCTAAAGTCCGGG AATTCAGGGGAGAAAGTGAGCAAGATGAGTCTGGTTGACCTGGCAGGAAGTGAGCGAGTCTCTAaaactggagctgctggagagagacTTAAAGAGGGCAGCAATATAAACAA ATCTCTCACCACATTAGGCTGTGTGATCTCTGCTCTGGCCGATCAGTCTGCAGGGAAGGGGAAGGCCAAGTTTGTGCCTTACAGAGACTCAGTCCTCACCTGGCTGCTGAAg GACAACCTCGGCGGCAACAGCAAGACAGCCATGATAGCCACAGTGAGTCCTTCAGCTGACAACTACGAGGAGACTCTGTCCACACTGCGCTACGCTGACAGGGCCAAGAGAATCGTCAACCACGCCGTGGTGAACGAAGACCCCAACGCTCGCATCATCAGAGAGctcagggaggaagtggagaagctCAAGGTTCAGCTCTCTCAGGCCGAG TCCATGAAGGCTCCTGAACTGAAGGAGAAACTGCAGGAGTCTGAGAAGCTCATCCTGGAGATGACTGTCACCTGGGAGGAGAAACtaagaaagacagaggagattGCGACT GAGCGTCAGAAGCAGCTGGAGAGCATGGGCATCTCTTTGGAAACATCTGGGATTAAAGTTGGTGAAGACAAGTGTTTCCTTGTCAATCTAAATGCTGATCCCGCCCTTAATGAGCTACTGGTCTACTACCTGAAG GAGCACACACGTGTGGGCGCAGACACGTCTCAGGACATCCAGCTCTTTGGGATTGGCATCCAGCCGGAGCACTGCACCCTGGAAGTCTGCACAGACAGTGATGTCACCCTGATGCCCATCGGGAATGCCAG gACCTGTGTGAACGGAGCAATGATCGATTCCTTGGTGCACCTGTGGCATGGAGACCGGATCTTATGGGGCAACAACCACTTCTTCAG GATCAATCTGCCTAATCGAAAGCGGCGGGACCGTTTGAAGGACCTGGAGCGAGCTTCTCCCAGAGAGAGCTTCATCGAGGCGGACGTGGAGACAGCCAGCGAGGCGTCTTCGGAGCAGGACTACAGCTATGAGTTTGCACAGATGGAGGTCATAATGAAGACTCTTGGGAACAATG ACCCCATGCAGAACGTGGTCCAGGTGCTGGAGAAGCAGTACCTGGAGGAGAAGCGGTCggctctggaggagcagaggatgatgtATGAGCGAGAGCTGGAGTCGCTGAGGCAACAGCTGTCTCCTGAGAAAGCACCACAGCACCACCGCAGCAGCAGTGACCGCCTCGCGTTCCCGACACACACGCCTCACAGCAAGCTGCGGCTGTGGACGGAGGAGCG CGATGAGCTTTTTCGTCGGAGTCTCTCTCGGCTCAGGGAGCAGGTGATGAAAGCCAACACTTTGGTGCGAGAAGCCAACTTTCTGGCAGAGGAGATGAACAAACTGACGGACTATCAGGTCACCCTTCAGATTCCTGCGGCCAACCTCAGCGCCAACCGCAAG CAGGGAGTGATAGTGAGCGAGCCGGCCATCCAGGTGCGGAGGAAAGGGAAGGGGACTCAGGTTTGGACCATTGAGAAGCTGGAGAACAAACTGGTGGACATGAGAGACCACTACAGTGACTGGAGGGAAGGCACAGAGGAGCTG tattaCAAAGCAAACAGTAAGCACTGTGATCCATTCTATGAGGCACAAGAGAACCACAACCTGATAGGAGTGGCCAACATTTTTCTCGAGTGCCTTTTCCATGATGTTAAACTGCAATACGCTGTTCCCATCATCAGCCAACAGGGGGAG GTTGCAGGCCGGTTGCACATTGAGCTGATGCGAGTCAGTGGTGCCGTACCAGAGCGTCTGTGTGGGGGAGATGACTCATCAGAAAACTCCAGTGAGAGTAGCTGCTATGAGGTCATGGACACCAATGGGGAGATCGTCCACATGGCTAAGAGGCTCACCTGCAGG GTGCGGATCAGGGAGGCCACAGGTCTGCCGCTCAACTTGTCcaactttgttttctgtcagtaCACCTTCTGGGAGCATGGTGAGCCCACTGTGGCTCCTCCCATGGTTAGCCCAGACAGACCCTCCCCTCGAAGCCCTGAAGCCCAGTTTACTGTCCAGTTTGATCAATGCAAG GACTATGTTGTTCATGTGACGGACGAGTTTCTAGAATTTATATCTGATGGAGCTTTGGCGATAGAGGTTTGGGGTCACCGCTGTGCTGGGAATGGACGTTCACTCTGGGAATTGGATGCACTAGAGGCCCAGACCCAAACACTCAGAGACAG GTGGAGCGAGGTGTCTCGCAGGGTCGAGCTGTTGACCTCCATCCAGGAGCTGAACGAGCAGGGCGAGTATTCatctgtggagctgcagtctgGAAAAGACGGCAGCACCGGAGGAGTCTTCCAACTACGACAG GGTCACtccaggaggctgcaggtttGCGTGAAACCAGTCCAAAACTCAGGCACTCTGCCTCTGCTGGTGGAGGCTCTGCTGTCCATCTCTATTGGCTGTGTGTCGGCTCGCTCCACCAAGCTGCAGAGACCTCTTGACAGCTACCAG AGAGAGGCGGAAGAGGATATGGATAGTTATCAG GAGGAAGATCTCAACTGTGTGAGAGAGCGCTGGTCAGAAGCTCTGATCAAACGTCGGGAGTACCTGGACGaacaaatcaagaaaataatcaacaaacAAG AAAAGTCAGAGGAGGATATTGAGCGAGAGGCTCGGCTGGTGGAGCAGTGGGTTGGACTGACTGAAGAGAGAAATGCAGTGCTGGTACCTGCACCTGGCAGTGGCATCCCTGGGGCTCCTGCAGACTG GACCCCACCTGCAGGAATGGAAGCTCACATCCCTGTACTCTTCCTGGACTTGAATG CGGATAATCTGACAGTGAACGAGCAGCTGACGGGCCCACATGCTGCAGGCGTTAACTCCATCCTGCCTAAGGAGCACGGAAGCCAGTTCTTCTATCTGCCCATCATCAGACATAGTGATGAGGAG TTGTTGGCAGTGTGCTCCTGGGACTCGTCCATCCACGATTCTGTGCACCTCAACCGGGTAACATCTCCCAACGAACGCATCTACCTGATCATCAAAGCCACGGTGCAGCTCAGCCACCCTGCCTCCATGGAGCTGGTGCTCCGCAAGCGGATCGCCGTCAACATCTACAACAAACAG aGTTTTACTCAGAGTCTCAAGAGAAGAATGTCGCTAAAGAACACACTTTACTCCTGTGGTGTGATTTATGAAATCGTTTCCAACATACCAAAG GCCtcagaggagccagaggagagggAAACCTTGGCCCTCATGGCTGCTCGTGGCGACTGCGAGGAGACTCAGGACGGAGAAACCTACATAGAGAAATACACACGGGGAGTTCTGGAAGTGGAGAACATCCTCAGTCTAGAAAGGTTACGGCAG GCTGTGACAGTGAAGGAAGCTCTCGCTGCTAAAGGGAGACACCTAAGAAGGAGTATCAGCACACCAAATGTACAGCAT TCTTCATGTAGTAAAACAGACCTGACAGGTTGTGAGGATGAAGACTGCAAG GATCACTGTGATCATGTGGACAGCTCCAGCTGCAATCCTCAGGATGGCTCCCTTTGCAGCACTCCCATTAAAAACAAGGAGAACCAAG GTTTGGTTCCAGAGAGCCCGATCTTTTTCAACTCCAGCCCCTTCAAAGTCCTCTCCCCTCAGCCGCCCAAGTTCCTCAAGTCCCTGCTGCCGGTCAAAGAGGAGAACAAGGTGAAGAAAGCCCTGGAGGCTCGGCCGCTGCTGGGACAAGAG AGCATGCGCTCATGCGTGGACAGCCCTGCACTGCTCCCCCCTCCCTGCCCTTGGCGCCGGCCCAGGGCAGGCAGCGAGGGCCACTGCAAGccttccacctccacctccacccccaccaccactcccACCAGCAGACAGCTCAGCCACACACTGCCACGCACTGCT GACTCTGAGGACGAGGAGACGGACCTGCATGTGACTCTGAACCTGGATCAGGGCCCTCAGGATCACGGCGGCTTCCAGCCTTATATCCCAGAGGACTTTGCAAACTTTGAGATCTACAACGCCACTCTGGAGAGCCAGGAGgggttcctctcctcctgttctgaCTTGAAGGGAAGCCGGTGTGGAGGCGGgagcagcgagagagaggtgTCCCGAAGCCCCACGGCCAGCAGTTGCACCAGTGGCTACTTTTCACACAGTGCCTCCAACGCCACGCTGTCCGACATGCCTTTCACTGCCAGTGAGAGCTCTGACCAGCTCAGCTGCACCTCCAGAGACCAACAGGACTCCCTCGGCTGTTCCGCTGGACGAGGCTGCGCCCAAGCCAAAGGTGTATCTGCAGGGACCGAcactcagcagcctcctctctcgGCAGACACGGTGCAGGATCTGCCCGCCCCCCCTCAGGGCTCCGCACTTGTCTGTATTACTAATTGCACAGACAAGAAGCAAACATTCCCTCTGCCTCACAACTGTGTCCTCGGCACCAGCCAGGAGTTCACCGACTTCAAAGGGGCTGACGACAGCCCTGCAGAGAGCGATTTAGCACGTCTTACAGAGGGATGGCAGCCGGAGGATGTGGAGCAGAAGAAACCTGATAACGTAGAACCATGTGACACCAGCAATCAACCCCCCTCTGGTGTCGCATCTAATCCTGAAAATGCAATATGCAAATATCCCAAGAGCGAAGACTCTGTTAGTGTACCTGTGACCTGCCCAAACACAACTACAGTTTGCACTTCAGTCAGAGCCCCAGTTAGTGTTCCTGACAAAGTCCCAGCTCCATCTCAAACCCAAATAATTCCCTCTGCATCGGCCCCACCTCCAGCATCACCATCCCCGGCTGCATCTTGTGCCCCAGTGAGGCGATCGGGAGGAGAGCCTCCGATCCAGGAGCCTACACAGGGAGATCTGCCCCACGGGAGCCCCTGTCCCAGTCCTAACCCCAGCAGTGCCGAGCCCTCGGGGGACTCCAGCGGGGATGAGAGCACCCCTGTGGCTCAGCTCCCGGACTGGATGGCGCCTGGGGAGCAGGTGTGggtggggaagaggagaggaacagtCCACTATGTTGGAGGGGTAGAGTTTGCCAAGGGAATTTGGATTGGTGTGAAACTGGACATGGCAGTGG GTAAGCACAACGGGACTGTCCAGGGCAGGGTGTACTTCCGCTGCCCCCCAGGCCACGGTGTGTTTGTCAAACCGTCTCGTCTCACCAGAGGACCCCCCTCCATGGACACAGAACCCCAGACTGTAATCAGATAG